The following is a genomic window from Candidatus Diapherotrites archaeon.
GGAAGGCATTCGCCACATCATTCGTATAGATGCTACTGCTCAGCCCATATTTGATGCCATTGCACACGCGGATGGCTTCTTCCAGGTTCTTCACAGAGATGAGGCAGGTGATGGGACCGAATATCTCTTCCTGCGCAATGATGGCGTTCGGCTTGACATGGGTGAACAAGGTGGGTTCGAAGAAAAATCCCTTTCCGCCCATTCGTTTTCCTCCCATCACTAACTTCCCTTCCTTTTTTCCTATGGCGCAGTACCGTTCGCATTTCGTTACCGCAGACCCATTGATGAGCGGCCCCACATCCGTCTTCTTGTCTGTTCCCTCCCCCACGTGTAATCGTTTCATCTTTTGCACAATGAGCCGTTCCAGTTCCCCCACAATTTTTTGGTGGGCAATGATGCGAGAGGCTGCCGTGCAGCGTTGTCCCGTGGTGCCGAACGCCCCCCAGATAATTCCTTCGGCGGCCAATTCCAAGTCCGCATCGTCCATGACGATAATGGCGTTCTTCCCCCCCAATTCCAATCCTATTTTTTTGATTCCGGCGTGTTGGGTGATCCATTTTCCTGTCTCTTGGCTTCCGGTGAATGATAGGCCCCGGATCCGGGGGTTTTCCACAATTTCCTTTCCCACATCCCCCGCGCTTCCCGTGACGAGATTCACCACCCCCTTGGGCACTCCGGCCTTTTCTATTATTTTAACCAGGTCGATGGCGCTTCGCGGGGTGTCGGAGGCGGGTTTGAACACGATCGTGTTTCCGCACACGAGCGCGGGCGCCAATTTCCAAGATGGGATGGCCATGGGGAAATTCCAGGGGGTAATGATTCCCACCACCCCCACGGGTTTACGCACGGTGGCCGCGAACTTATGCTTGAGTTCGCTCGGAGTGGTATGCCCATACAACCTTCTCCCTTCACCCCCCATGTATTCGAAGATGTCTATGCTTTCTTGTACATCCCCCCGTGATTCGGTCAATACTTTTCCCATCTCCTCGCTCATGCGCCGCGCGAGGACTTCTTTTTCTTTCTTCATCAATCGGGAGATTTCAAACAAGTATTCGGCCCGCTTGGGGGCCGGGGTGCTTGCCCATCCCGGTAAAGCGGATTCCGCGGCGTAGATAGCAGCCAGCACGTCTTTCTTTTGGCTCGCTTGAAATGTCCCAATGGGTTTTTCTGTGGCGGGGTTCAATGATGGGAATGGGCGCCCCTTAGTGGAAGCCACCCATTTTCCCCCGATGAAGTTTAGGTATGCCGGCATGCGGAGGGGAAACTGTTTCCCTATTTATACCCGCCTCACGTGCGTACCATGATTTCTTCCGAGAACGTGCGTTTGCCCGTGCTCTGGTTGTGCGCGGCGATGCGATAGTAATAGGTCTGGCTGGGGGAGATACCATAATCAGTCCACGCCTCGGCGTTGGCCGGGCGCACGTCCCATATCCTGAATTGTCCTTGGTTCAATGCTTCGATTCCCCGCCATATCTCGAAGCGTGATTCTGCGGTGGAATTGTCGTTCCACCCTAATGTAATGGACCATGGGATGTTCTGCGCGGTGACACGTAATCCATCCGGGGGATTCAATCCATTGGGGATGGGGGAGTTCTCTAAAATAGTTACCACAGCCCGGGAGGGGGAAGCTGTCGTATACCCGTTTCCAGGGAGGATGGTCAATTGCACCTGTTCCTGGTGTTCGACTAAATCCGTGAACCCCGATCCCACGGTGGCGGTGTCTTTGATGGGGGCGATGATGACATCTGCGGATTGAAATCCACTGGGGATGATAACATACCCGGTTTGGGGAACATAGTCAATGCCATCCCCATAATTATTGGCTGTGCCCGTCAAGGCGTAATCCACGCGTAATGGGGCCACGGTGCTTCCCCTTCGTACGACGGTGAATATTCCCACATTCGAGGAGATATTGCCGAACGCCCCTTCCTCACGCGTCACGTCATCCGTGGCGATAACCCCCACGCTATTCCCAGATGCGATGGCCGAGAGGTTGGCGGTGTTGGCCAATGACCCTAATGAGAATAGCAATGTGATCACCAGCAGGATCCCCAGGACGGCGCAGAAGAGCACGAGGGCATTGAAAAATAGGCTAGACTGATTCTTGGTGGGGTGGGAGTAGGATGGCATAGGCTCTTCACGCGCTTCATGGTTTTAAGGATACCATATCCCCACCCCCCTCAAGTTATGTGTTTTTTCCCCCATTGCGCCCTCCTTTATAAACAATAGGCCCAATTAAATAGTATGCTTGTCGATATATCGTCCATCAGTATGCTTGAGCTTCAGGTCCTCTGGCACCTTTTCACCAGGGAAGCGCATGGATATGCCCTCATCCAGGATCTTTCCAAACACCGTTCGTCCCCCCTGACCCCCGGGACATTGTACCCTCTCCTGGCCCGCTTCGAGAAGCAGGGCCTCATCGCCGTGACAGCAACCGGGGAGCGGGAGAAGAAGGTGTATGCTTTAACCCATGAGGGGAAAAACCTCCTCGACAAACTATCCCATGAGTTCATCGAGACATTTGATGGGATTTATACCAAGTATCATTGTACCGCGTGTGCGCATTTTTTGCATGATAAGGAAAGACTGGGCATCATGGAAGTTTCCCATAAGGTGGAGCATTAGCTATGTCTTCGAACACCCAAACAGTGGAGAGCAAAATAATTGAAGGGCGAGAGACGGCCAAAACATTAGTAGAATTGGATAGGGATGTTTTTGATCACGCGGATGAAGAGCGGCACATTTACAAGGCAAAACCAGGATTAAGCGAAGAGCTCGTGCGCGAAATTTCAAAGCAGAAAAACGAACCACAATGGGTGTTGGATATTAGACTAAAGGGCTTGCGTGCGTTTCAACAAACAGCTGTTCCAACTTGGGGTCCGGATTTATCGGCATTAAATTTTGATGAAATTATTTATTATGCCCGGCCTGATGCAAAAAGTGACAGTGAGAAATGGGATGAAGTTCCTGCCGATATTAAAAAAACATTTGATCGCCTGGGCATTCCGAAAGCCGAACAAAAATATCTGGCTGGCGCGGGGGCGCAATATGATTCAAATGTAGTTTACCACAACCTCCGTGAAGACTTGGCTAAAAAAGGAGTCATCTTCGAAGACATGGATGTAGCGCTGCAAAAATATCCCGAATTAGTCAAAAAATATTTCATGACGCGCTGCATCCCGGTCACCGACCATAAATTTATCATGCTCCATGCCGCGGTGTGGAGCGGGGGGAGTTTCATTTATGTTCCCAAGGGAGTGAAAGTCGATCTCCCCTTGCAGGCCTATTTCCGTATGAACGCTAAATCGGGTGGTCAGTTTGAACATACACTAATTATCGTTGAAGATGGGGCCGAGCTTCACTATATTGAAGGCTGTAGTGCCGCTTTATACTCTCCCAATTCCCTCCACGCGGGGTGTGTGGAAATCTATGTGGGAAAGAATGCCCGCATGCGGTATTCTTCCGTGGAGAACTGGTCCAAGAACACCTATAACCTCAACACCAAGCGCGCGGTCGTGGATGAGCATTCCCTCATGGAATGGGTTTCCGCCCAGACCGGGAGCGGGGTCACCATGCTCTACCCCTGCTCCATCCTCAAAGGGGCGGATGCCAAAGCCGATCATATTTCCATCGCGGTCGCTGGAAAAAATCAACACCAGGATACGGGCGCAAAGGTCTACCATCTCGCCCCCCGCACCACTTCCATCATCCGTGCCAAATCCATTTCCAAGGATGGGGGCATCAGCGCCTTCCGTGGTCATGTGAAGGTGAACAAAGAGGCTGTGGATGCCAAGGTTTCTGTGAAGTGCGACGCGTTACAGATGGACGACGCCTCAGTTTCCAACACCTTTCCCTATCTCAAAATCCTCACCAGCGAGGTCGATGTGGCGCACGAAGCCACGGTAGGGAGGATTGACGCCGACCATCTGTTCTACTTGATGTCCCGCGGCCTGGATGAGGAGCAGGCGATGCAGCTCCTCGTGGCGGGATTCATCGAGACGATTGTGAAGGAGCTTCCTCTCGAGTATGCGGTGGAGCTAAATCGTCTCATCGCTTTGGAGATGGAATCCCATTAGGAGACATGATCATGACTTCTTTCTCCATGCGTCAGCAGCAGGCCGCCAATGGTTTTTCCGCGCTCCCTTATCCCACTTTCACATATGGTTTGGACATTCGTTCCACTCTAGCGTTGCCGGTGGAAACCCATATGCGTGCTTCTTCTATCCCGCAAGAACCTTTGTTACATCCCCTTCCCGATGGAGCAATCTTTTGTGACCTCCCCACCGCGATGCACACCCATTCCCACATCATCGAGCCCTACCTCGGCTCTCTGTTATCTTCCCAAAATAAATTCGAGGCCTTCCACTTATCGATGATCAAAAATGGTTTTTTCCTCTACCTCCCCCCGCATGTGCAGGTGAAAGAACCCATCCTCATCCCCTCACTCCCGGACGCGGTGTCGCATCTTTTCATCTATGCCTCCCCCCATTCATCCGCCACTATTTTCCACCCCGAAAATGATGATGGCCAAAAATCTTTCCGGAGTTCAGCCGTGGAAATGGTCGCTGAGGAAGGGGCGCGTATCCATTATTCATCCCTCCAGGATTTTTCGGGGGTCGATCATCGTTTTTCTTTCAAACGGGCCCGCATAGGAAAGGATGCCAGCGTGGATTGGCATTGGGCCGAATTCGGTTCCGCCTTCACCAAACTGGATGTCATATCTTTTCTGGAAGGGGCGAACGCCTCCACCCAAAACATCGGTGTCTTCGTGGAGAAGGGCTCCCAATCCATGGATATTGATGCCCGCGCCTACCACCGCGCCCCCCACACCCACAGCCACCTCCTGGCCCGGGGGGTTTTGGATG
Proteins encoded in this region:
- a CDS encoding aldehyde dehydrogenase family protein, which encodes MPAYLNFIGGKWVASTKGRPFPSLNPATEKPIGTFQASQKKDVLAAIYAAESALPGWASTPAPKRAEYLFEISRLMKKEKEVLARRMSEEMGKVLTESRGDVQESIDIFEYMGGEGRRLYGHTTPSELKHKFAATVRKPVGVVGIITPWNFPMAIPSWKLAPALVCGNTIVFKPASDTPRSAIDLVKIIEKAGVPKGVVNLVTGSAGDVGKEIVENPRIRGLSFTGSQETGKWITQHAGIKKIGLELGGKNAIIVMDDADLELAAEGIIWGAFGTTGQRCTAASRIIAHQKIVGELERLIVQKMKRLHVGEGTDKKTDVGPLINGSAVTKCERYCAIGKKEGKLVMGGKRMGGKGFFFEPTLFTHVKPNAIIAQEEIFGPITCLISVKNLEEAIRVCNGIKYGLSSSIYTNDVANAFHAIDTIEAGITYVNASTIGAEVHLPFGGVKQTGNGAREAGIEGILEFSETKTIYVDYSGKLQKAQGID
- a CDS encoding PadR family transcriptional regulator, whose protein sequence is MLVDISSISMLELQVLWHLFTREAHGYALIQDLSKHRSSPLTPGTLYPLLARFEKQGLIAVTATGEREKKVYALTHEGKNLLDKLSHEFIETFDGIYTKYHCTACAHFLHDKERLGIMEVSHKVEH
- the sufB gene encoding Fe-S cluster assembly protein SufB, which translates into the protein MSSNTQTVESKIIEGRETAKTLVELDRDVFDHADEERHIYKAKPGLSEELVREISKQKNEPQWVLDIRLKGLRAFQQTAVPTWGPDLSALNFDEIIYYARPDAKSDSEKWDEVPADIKKTFDRLGIPKAEQKYLAGAGAQYDSNVVYHNLREDLAKKGVIFEDMDVALQKYPELVKKYFMTRCIPVTDHKFIMLHAAVWSGGSFIYVPKGVKVDLPLQAYFRMNAKSGGQFEHTLIIVEDGAELHYIEGCSAALYSPNSLHAGCVEIYVGKNARMRYSSVENWSKNTYNLNTKRAVVDEHSLMEWVSAQTGSGVTMLYPCSILKGADAKADHISIAVAGKNQHQDTGAKVYHLAPRTTSIIRAKSISKDGGISAFRGHVKVNKEAVDAKVSVKCDALQMDDASVSNTFPYLKILTSEVDVAHEATVGRIDADHLFYLMSRGLDEEQAMQLLVAGFIETIVKELPLEYAVELNRLIALEMESH
- a CDS encoding SufD family Fe-S cluster assembly protein translates to MTSFSMRQQQAANGFSALPYPTFTYGLDIRSTLALPVETHMRASSIPQEPLLHPLPDGAIFCDLPTAMHTHSHIIEPYLGSLLSSQNKFEAFHLSMIKNGFFLYLPPHVQVKEPILIPSLPDAVSHLFIYASPHSSATIFHPENDDGQKSFRSSAVEMVAEEGARIHYSSLQDFSGVDHRFSFKRARIGKDASVDWHWAEFGSAFTKLDVISFLEGANASTQNIGVFVEKGSQSMDIDARAYHRAPHTHSHLLARGVLDDYSKNVYKGLLNMRPEARGAVGNQRVDVLLLSPHAEADPVPALEIEGSDVRCSHAATVGRLDKERLFYLASRGLDEDAARALYIRGFLEHILSQFPHTFFHADCQHIIDSRLHLHHPAPISPEVVA